The stretch of DNA ACATCACGATGCTCGTCTGGACCCTGATCATGGGCTTCGCCGTCGACGGCGAAGCCCGTACCATCGCCGGGTTTCAGCGAGCCTATTCCGCAGCGACCAACCAGACTGTTGCTCGCTCCAGCTTCTACGACCGGTTCACACCAGCACTTGCGACATTGTTGAGCGACCTTCTCGCGCATGCGCTCGAGGAGGTCGCGGTTCCTCACACGATCGCTCCACGGTTCGAGTTGTTTCGCGACGTGCTGATCGCCGATGCAACCATCTTCCGGTTGCATCGGCTCCTCAGCGAGTTTCTCGCGACTCACCCCGATCAGTCCGGCGCAAAGCTTCATCTCGTCCATAACGCCACCTCACAGAGCCTCGAACAGTTCCAGCTCACCGATGAGCGCACTCAGGAGAGCAGCCAGCTCCGCACCGGGAGCTGGCTGCGAGGCCGGTTGTTGCTGTTCGATCTCGGGTTCTACAGCTTCCGCCGATTCGCGTTGATCGAGGAAAACGGCGGATTCTTTCTGACGCGGCTGAAGTCGAACGCGAACCCGTTGATCGTCGGAGAGCGGCGGAAATGGCGTGGGCGCGCCATTTCCTTGCCAGGCCGCCGTCTCCAGGACGTTCTGGGCGATCTCAGACGTGAGATCATGGACGTGACTGTGGAGATTACGTTCAAGCGACGGGCGTACGCTGGGAAACAATCAACCGGCACGATGGAGTTCCGCGTCGTCGGTGTCCGAAACGAGGACACCGACGACTACCATCTGTACATGACGAATCTGCCCGATGAGTTCACTCCACGGCAGGTTGCGGCGCTGTATGGGTTGCGGTGGGAGGTGGAGTTGCTGTTTCGGGAGTTGAAATCAGTGTACGGGCTGGAGAAGTTCCAGACAAGCGATCCAGCGATCGTGGAACTGCTGGTTGTGGCGGCTCTGCTGACGCTTGTGGTCAGCAGAGCCTTGCTTGGAATGTTTCAAGAGTTGTTTCCCGAGACGGTGTTTCCGCGGGAACGCTGGGCGAGGACCGTTCGGTCTCTCGCCCAGCTCATCCTCGAAGATTTGGCCCAGTCGTTCGGACATCCACCGCCGAACCTGTCGGAATTGACGTTCCGTGACGCCCGTCAACCAGAGAAATCACGCCTCTTACTCAGCGAACGAGTGGCTGAAGCCTTCACGAGGCCATCCAGTGCTTAACCGAACACCGATGGACCACGAAGACGTGTTCCACTTCTACTTCGACAAGGTCAACAGGGACTTTTACGGCGAGAGTCCGATCCGACCGAGTCTACGACCAGTTCTCCTACACGGCACAATTACAGTAGTACAATTGTAATATATTTTGGCAAGAGAATACGAATGGTTTCTACAAATCCAACCAACATTGAATCATTTATAATTATATTAATTAGTAGATACAAATTCGAAATATGGGCGAAGAGCGGCTAAAGCTGATAGTTCCCGACAACCGAACACGGGTTGTCGAAAAGGCCGTTTCGAACTGACAACGACAGACAACAGAGACTGAAGCCGGCGGCTTTAGGCATTGATCACTCTCAGTCAAGCATAGAATTCAGCGAAAGCGAGAATAGGGGCGGTCTCCAGCGTCGTATCACGATCCGTGGAGCAACACTGTGTGAACTTGATCGGCGTCCATTTCGTTGATTACGGCAAAAATCGTTCCTCAGGGAGGAACGAAATAGTGGTGGTCGCGTACCGTCGCACAGATCAAATTCGGAAGTGCGAGCGAGTAGCAGCCAAGAGACGTGATCAGTCCTGCACAGCGGCAAGATTGACTCGCTGTCGCCTCGTGACGAACTCACACTGGCTGCAAAACGGAGGCACTTGGAAACGCTGTGCTATCGGCCGCTGTTCGCGTCTGGGATCGCTCTCGAGTTAGTTGACGAGGGACTCGATGTCATCATCGAGTTGATCGTACAGCCGTTCGGCTTTCTGTTCCTCTTCGGGCTGGAGCGTGCGGATCGGTTCGCGGACGTTGCCGCCGTGGAGTCCGGCGAGTTCGAGCCCCTTCTTGACTGCCGAGACGCTGATCGCGCCGGCGATCGCGTTGTCCTGACCGGTCTCATCCCGGAAGTTCTGGAAGGGCAGGCAGATGTTCCGGAGTTCGCGGGCGCGCTCCCAGTCGCCATCGGAGAGCGCGTCGAACAGTTCAAGCCCGACCTCCGGTCGGAAGTTGCTGACGCCTGCGGAGAAGCCCTCCACGCCCTCGGCCCAAAACGGGACAGCGTAGGGTTCCGCGAGGCCGTCGACCCAGACGACATCGTCGTCGCCGGCCCCAATGGCTGCCCCGAGTTTGACCGGGTCCTTCAGCGCGTATTTGATCCCGACGACGCCCTCGACGCGGGTGAGGCTGACGAGGTAGTCGACGGACGGATCGAAGCCGTCGGACTCCAGACGATCGGTCAAGAGTTCATCAGTGCTCTCCCCGCGCTAGTAATCCCTGTATTCATCATCGGCGGTATTCTC from Natronorubrum halophilum encodes:
- a CDS encoding IS4 family transposase, with translation MLTELSPDLIRRRLTSLFPAELIEDIAYERDVVQRKRTIDITMLVWTLIMGFAVDGEARTIAGFQRAYSAATNQTVARSSFYDRFTPALATLLSDLLAHALEEVAVPHTIAPRFELFRDVLIADATIFRLHRLLSEFLATHPDQSGAKLHLVHNATSQSLEQFQLTDERTQESSQLRTGSWLRGRLLLFDLGFYSFRRFALIEENGGFFLTRLKSNANPLIVGERRKWRGRAISLPGRRLQDVLGDLRREIMDVTVEITFKRRAYAGKQSTGTMEFRVVGVRNEDTDDYHLYMTNLPDEFTPRQVAALYGLRWEVELLFRELKSVYGLEKFQTSDPAIVELLVVAALLTLVVSRALLGMFQELFPETVFPRERWARTVRSLAQLILEDLAQSFGHPPPNLSELTFRDARQPEKSRLLLSERVAEAFTRPSSA